The Macadamia integrifolia cultivar HAES 741 chromosome 4, SCU_Mint_v3, whole genome shotgun sequence genome contains the following window.
TGGATTCTTGCGTTTACCTTTTCTTAAAATCTttatgtaaccgaccccatttagttgagatgaAACtttaattgttgttgttgtaaacaTACTGTTGAGTTACACTCACACGAGGCATGATTGGAAAAATTCCAGATCCAAGTGTGACTGGACCCTGCTCGCATGAAGTATATCCCTCAGAGAGGCAATAACTTCCAGTTTCGGAGGAGATGTTGATGATCAGAACACTTGAGGCAGGATGAAAGTGGTTGTGTCAGGAAAAGGCCGAAACATGGCATCATTTAAGTACCGCAAGATATGCAATTTATCTTTAGTCTTTGAGATGGAATGTAATGGTTATGTCACGAACATCGAAGAAAACCAAGCTCTTATATACTGGACCAAAATACATATAGCTCTTTCCATCCAAAAAACCAGAATCCAAATAGCTTCGTACAAGAAAGAAGGCAACTTATTATGATTGAAGCATATTAACATTAACAGACCTTATAGCCAGGCTGCATTATCAACCGGAGAAATAACAGCCTTCACTTGTAAGTAATTATTGAGGCTGTAGATACCCTTTTCTCTGCCATGCCCACTCATTTTGTACCCACCAAAAGGTATTGCGGCATCAAATATGTCGAAGCAATTAATCCAGACTGTCCCCGCTTTCAACGCACGCATCAATGTGTTGGCAGTTCCAATGTTCTTGGTGAAGACCCCCGCAGCAAGTCCATACCGACTAGCATTTGCCCTAGTTATCACCTCATCAAGGTTCCTATcatcaaaggaaaaaataagCCACTTTATACAGGACAAAATCAATTCAATAGCCTAATCATGAAATGGATAGTATGTTCATGTCTTACTTGAATTTCAAGATGGACTGTACTGGGCCAAAGATCTCTTCGCTCGCAATTTTCATGTTGTCCTAATTGACACAAGAATAACAATTACAATCAAACTAATTCAGTACTAAAATATCCATGTTGATTGGATCAGCAAGTAGAATGGTGTATACTTGGACATCTGAGAAGACAGTTGGCTGAATAAAGTAGCCTTTGCCACCCAGTCTATCACCTCCAGCTTCAAGGGTTGCACCACATTCAATGCCAGATCTAATGTAATTTAGGATCTTCTCAAATTGTTCTGAATCAATCTGAAATGTTGATCAAAGTCAAGAGAGCAGCAATACTGAAAAGATATATGGGCTTCACAATTATATGCAGTAATTACAAGGAAAAGATGCAGAATGCATATCAGTAGTAGTCAGAAGACTCAGAACATGGtttatttgtgtgtgtgtgtgtgtgtgtgtgtgagagagagagagagagagagagagagagtagttaTACCTGAGGACCTTGCTCAACACCTGTTTTGAAGGGATCACCAACAATACGACTCAAAGCACGTGCCTTTGCTTTCTCGACAAACTCATCATATACACGTTCATGTACAAATGTACGAGACCCAGCACAGCAACATTGACCCTGGAGACAGCACAGCCACAATTTATGATCCAATCATCAATGAATTTAAACTGTTTCCCGAACTCGTGAACAAACAAACCTGATTAAAGAACAGAGCAAAATGTGCAAGCTCAACAGCCTTGTCAACGTCAGCATCCTCACAGACAATGAAAGGGGACTTCCCTCCAAGCTCTAATGTCACAGGTTTAAGATTGCTCTTTGCAGCCAATTCACTAATAATCTTTCCGGTTTCAGTTGATCCCGTGAAAGCAATCTGCATAGAGGATAAATATTTAACAACATGAAAAGAGTGGAACAAACAGATCAGCTTCTCAGGCATCTCTGCTCAAAGAAGTCTGCAAGGCTATAACTAAAGCTGTAATACCTTCAGTTGACCatcaaaaaatacaaataagatTGGTAGAAATGGATAGAAATATTAAACATAGACGGGCTCAAAGATTTCATAAATCTGTGCATACAAATAAATGTATATGATCTCCATTTTGCCAGAAAGTAGATTTCTTATCACAATTATTCACAATTTCCCTGGTCCTTGAGGCTAATTCCTTGTCTTTTTTCTCATCAAAATGTCCACCACCTTGTTTTAATTCCTCTGAATGATCCATTATTGCATTTGGAAGTTTGTGCCTTTAAAGCTGCATGGAGAGGCGGAAAGCTCTATTCTGAATATCTGATATGAAATGTCATTTTTCTTGAGGAATGATTGGAAAAGATATTGACCATCATTGATAGTGACAACAATATAAAGCATATAGAAATAACATCTCAAGTTGCCTAACAAATAAGCCTCATCAAACACCAGCACGGGATGTCGAGGTTAGACGTAATCAAGAAATCTCCTGGATTAAATTGTGCACAACTTAAGACTACTTTAATGACCACAGTAAAAGGAGATACACCTCATACAATATGTAAAAGCAAGTTAAGGGAGATTTTGACACTACAGTCATTTTCATATGCGGTCTCAATTACAAAGGGGTTCAAATTTCCTACACAAGTGCAACCTAGTggataaagaaacaaaattgggGTTAGTGTGTTCAATCAACTAACCCCCGGTTTATTTATGAAGAACATAGTTCAGATAACTTGTCAAGGGAGACAACAGAGGTGCCTCTGCAAAGAGCAGGGTCAATGATAGAGCTACGTATGTGAAGATTCCTACTTCATTAGTAATGTAAATTGATGTCTTATGCTAGATAAGAAACTGAATGACATGACAGATGGGAGATGacaactactactactactactattcAATAGTTTTGGTAAGACCAAAAAAAACTCAAGGTTCATCCCAAGCGGAAAGGTAGTTCATCAATTTACCTTTTCCACATCCATATGACTGGCAAGAGCTGCACCAGCGGTTGGGCCATATCCAGAAACCACATTTAAAACACCGTCTGGGAGACCAGCCTGTCACAAGGAACACATATAAGAATCCAAGAAATACTAAAGGAATGAAAAGTAGCTGTCACATTATCTGTAGAACAATTTTTCTTGGAACTCGGAACAAAACTAGTCAGAAGGCCGAattatatgtatgtgtgtgtatcTACATAATGTCATGGACATAGAAAGCAGTTCTTTTCCAGAGAAGTGCAATAGAGAATTTTATCAGAACATCTATCATGAGCATGAGAAACACTAAAAAGTTGCATTTTTATGTTGAAGAGTTCACACAAACTGGTAACTGCATTCTGGCAAAGTTGATAGAAATAGATACTTGATGCTATTACAAATTCAAGTATTGACTTCAAATAAATATTTGAACATGATCATCCAGCTGTACGAGTAAGAAGTATTATGTGCACTTGGGATTTGTAAGACTCAGAATTCTATTATGCATCAACACCCTCAGCTAGACAGCTACTCTGAAACCATAGATTCaactatttttaaatttaaaaggaTGATTCAGAGGTTTGGAAAACTAACTGAGCTCCCAGCTCCTCAAAATAGGGGGGGGGGGCTGGAAGATTAAATACAAGTCaattattatgaataaaataatagatAAACCAAGCACCCACCTCGTGGAATAGCTTCGACACAAAGAGAGCTGATAATGGTGTCTGCTCTGCAGTCTTTACTATAACAGTGTTACCACAAGCTAATGCAGGCCCAACCTTCCAAGCATACATAAGGAGAGGAAAGTTCCATGGAATAATCTGCCCAGCAACACCAATAGGTTCATGCAGTGTTTGTACATGGTATGGTCCATCGGCGGGAACAGTGAGACCATGGATCTTATCCGCCCAACCTGAAAATTTtgccaaaagaaaatattatatcaTCCACCAAGGTATGTAGAATAAGAGGAAGCTCCTTCAATAGACGCAGCAGGAGATTCCTCACCAGCATAATACCGCATGAGACGTGCCAGCATTGGTACTTCAGCCTTTGCAGCCTGTTCAAAAGGCTTTCCATTATCCCAAGTCTCAAGTGCTGCAATGTCATCATTGTGCTTTTCAATCAAGTCAGCAAAGCGGTACATAATCCGTGACCTTTCCTGTAGAAACAGACATCAAAGTAGGAATAAGAATTTCAGCACAGTCCAAGAACTTTTCACATACAATCAAATGTCAATACAGTAAATGTAAGCAGCACACTGGAAATTCATACATAAGCACTCATTTTGGGCCATGGTCCCTCATCAAACGCCTTTCGGGCAGCCACAACAGCCCGATTGATATCTTCTACATCTCCTTCAGCAACATGAGCAATCACTTCTCCTGTCCTCGGATCAAGGGTTGGAAAAGTTCTTCCTGCAGCCAAGTCATTCGATAAATCAATTCCAGTTAGAAGTTACCTTTGCCAAAAGAATGCTGAAGCCGAACTAACAGAAACGTTGAGATCTCAAAGCAACTGAGAAACAAATGTAAagttatatttttaatatatgaaaaagAAGTTGGCAATCTCACCTGCTGCTGCATCTGTAAATTGTCCGTTGATCAAGAGCTGGGTGTGATTGACTTCAACAGATGGAGTGATGGGGGGTTCTTCAAGTGCAGCAGCAGTGCTAAACCTACTGACGCCTCTCCCACGGCTAAAGATTCTACCTAACAATTATATTGTGAAAAGAAGTATAAAATCAGCTTTAACTTGCAATCCAACAAGGGCAAACTCATTAACAGAAGCTCTGAAACTTGCAAAATTCAGAGGGGAAGAATTCAAGAACTCGAATACTTTGTCCAATTTAAAGTGCactaggaaataaaaaacatttttccGAAAGTCATCATAGTTTTACAACTAAAAAAGCATCATCAATACCAAGGAAAGTATTAaatttagaagctaaaatcctTTATTCTATTGAGTTCCCAGAAAATAGGAAATGCTGGGAATATATAAATCTAGCAATCactaaatatataattttacttttaaGTATTTCAATAACATTAGACAAACAGTGCCAAAACATCAGattaagaaagtaaaaaaaaaccaGACACACAAGAAAAGCAATTCTCCGATATCTGATGTTTCTGCTCACAGAGAGGATAAAACCTGTAACATATGTTTATCTATTATAAGTATAGAACAACTGCTCACTGCTTTTTCCAGATCAGAATGAGATATGACACCTAATCAACCAATTGaggaaaatattattaaaaaaatttcaacaatAATAACTCTCCACTGGTCCTGTAATCCATGGAACCCCAATCCACAGGTAAACTTCGAAAACAGAGACCAATGAAGAAAGAACAGAACATCCGGATATATCTTCCATGCTCTATTCTCTATCCATCAAAGGATAATCTCAGTCAGTTGAAACTACTTGGACGAATTGTAaaatctcctctcttcttcttctttttctctattaCAGTCTCACACAGTATTCatcacaaaagaaaatgaaaatgaaattagatcacaaaaaaccagaaaaaaaaaaggaaaaaaaaaagagagagagagatttttgaaACACAAGAAACAAGTTAGAAGTCCATCGTCTTCATCCGATAAAGGATTCCATAGCTTAAACCAAAGATCCTTCGCTTTGGATGAAATGGAACCAAAAAAAACACAGAAGCCAGAACCTGGAAGTGATAAAGAACGAAGATGATCGTTACCTAGAGAGAACAAGGAAGCCGAAGAATTTGACGAAGCAGCTAAGGATCGATTAAGCAGAGAAGATAATCTTTTAGACGCCATAGCCAAATCCAAtcacttgctctctctctctctctctctctctctctctctctcccttgctCACTCTATCTTCACGACTCCGTAGCTATATATTGAAAAGGAGAGATGAAAAAAATATCTGTAACtgctatttcttcttttttttttttttttaagttaattaATGGCGGATATTCAACGGTAGTCCGTCTCAGGACTGACTCGTCAGTAAAATCGTcagaatttaaaaataaataattaattaaatatttagaGAAAGTTTTTGATCTTGAGAGGTGAAGTGATACTGGTGATAAGGATGAAACAACAACAATATCAACACCACAACCCAATTCAcgctttattattattattattattattattattattattattattattattattaaaaccataaaaaggagaaaattatgatttctaccaaaaataaaaatatgatccAATCCTAAGTAGGATTATAGGTATAAGTTATCCATTCAATAATTGTCTGACTCCAATTTTATGTCAGCAAGACCCAATCATAATTGAGTTTTCTGTTTATCTACGGAAGTATGAGTtgtaaatgatgatgatggcttATTGTATGTTTTCACTTTTAAATGGGAGAGGCAAGAGGGTAACCCTTtaccttccttttctttccttttcttttttttttttttttttttttttggtaatgggaTCCACCATACCCACTATGTCTCTTggtataagaagaaaaagattgttTCCCATAGTGTGGTGTGGTTCTATGCGTCTTTTTCTGACTCTTACTCAGTTTAGGATGAGGATGCAATAGTTTTACCGTGCAAACCTTTTCTAGGTTGCGTTTTGGGACATTTCATAGATTTTATTCATTGCATGTGAGTCCTCTCGATATCAAAGTTATAGGTATTGGTAGTATTCATTGcctatataaatcaaaattccCTTGTTTATTTCCGTTATCATCCtttctatgaaatgacatttctagTGTTAGAATTGGCCATGTTCTTAAAACATCATCACTTAAAATTTGGCCACTCTTGTATCAATACAATTGATAATCATGTTTGTATTAGTCTCATCTAATACTGATATTGATACAATGCAAATTGGATACCCACGGGCCCAAGGGGGGGAGGGGTTTTTTCAATAGAGAGGGTTGATATGAAGGGGTTCTTCCTTATacctaaaaaaaagagaagggattTGAAAactcaataaaattttgaataataaGGTTCACACATGATCAAACCATATTTATAGGATTGAGTTTTCTAAGTTAAATGAATTTTTCCtcaaatgaatttttctttcattgatgATCGTCATTGTCTTTCAATGAGTGTCTTGGAATAGTGAAGAGCATTTAAAACTTCTACATATTAGGGGCAAGTAAATATAATAGTAGATtattgggtgaaggaaaactttctctttcCGTTAATATATTTAGATAAATGATAAGAGTTATAATATCATGCTTCCACATGGGCAGTCCAAATCTCCAAATGAAGTTTTGCTTTCTATAACATTTCATAATTCTACCCTAGAAACCCACGATGTGAGTGTAAGAAAGAATTTACTTGCTACATtgatgggaaaaaaatcatctatttttcttcatccatgtttttcttgttttgctatcttTAGAAGGTGACATGTGGCATTATTTTAAGTGAACGGCCAAGATTAAGTTAAAAATCAAACTGGATGTAATAACCCTCACCCAACtgaattaatcttgaccgttgatgacacgtgtcatcttcTGTAACTAAcaaaacataagaaaaacaGGGAttagaaaaacagacgatttttatccacATTGATGTAGGTCTTGGATCAATGTAAGATTCACATGGTCAGAATAAAATAGAGATTGTCGGCCTCCACTATATTATTATATGAGAGAAGTATATTGAAAAAATGCACAAAAATGGCATGTActttcttttaccttttttgAACAATTAATTATACCCAGACAAAAGTCCCTAGAAAAGCAATGTGACTCTTgcacctgaaaaaaaaaaaaaaaaaaaggcatttgcATCTAAACATAAGAATTGCAAAATGATGACCTTACCCCGCTTGATCAATGCGGCATATGCAAGATACGCTGTCATTGTTTGGGGGGCCGGCTCATGGACCACGCTCTGGAGTCTAGATTTTGGACAGAGTTCAGGAGACTGACACTTGGGAAAATTGAGATACGTATCTAGCTAGGTGGGCTGACGGAAAGAGATAAGAACGACAACCCATGCATCCTCCTAGACATGATAGAGTGCAACATGCAGCTCTCCCTcactattattttttcttttcttttagctTAGGGTGAGAAAGAATTTAGTTTAGAAAATTATGGTTTCTTTGATGGTATCGGCCGATACTAATTCTCATAAGGGGTTATTAACATTATACGGACAAAGGGTAcaaatgtaaaaaagaaaacaataaggGTAAAAACTGTCAGATATGACTGATACGGATAGATAAAGGTCATGTCATCGATTCACAAAACCAATACAGCATTAACCATGGTTAGAATTCCTTCTGACTTTTCCCTGCAGCATTGTTTGATAATGACCACAGCAGGTCCACAACTCCCGGGAAGATACGGTAATACCAAAAAAAGGTCCTCTTACAGTGGGCCCACACTGTGCTGTGGTGGTCCCCAACATTCGGGTGGCTGCCATCCCTGCCTGTCCTTCATTACTTAATCCTTAAGTACTTTTGACTGTTACAACTCCTTGACAACTTTGGCATTGGATCATGGTTTTGGAAAAAGGGGAGAGTGTTCGCAACAGATGGGCATAGGATAAAATCTATACACTGATATGGCCCGACCGCTGGTGGGCCAAAGGTAGCACCACCCTGTATCTATGGTGTatatcttctttctcttttttaaatGATACATTTTTGGACACAGAGATAGATACAAGGAGGTGTAAGACCTTTCAAATGGAGACTAGTCACCCGTGAAGGAGGTGTAAGATCTTTCAAATAGAGAAGAGGCAGGCACCCTTTGATATATCCAATCTTAAGTTGACTAAGACTATTTGATTAAGGATCGTGTTTGGCTTCTGTCTCAAGCACCCAACGCCCAGGTCTTAGCTGTAACTATTTGGGTGAACGTTGCACGTCTAAATGATGATCCAATGGTTCTTGATAGTTCATTTTTCGCCTCTCTATCAGTGCCTCATTTTCCATGCCTTTTTTCAATACATTGGATCTTCGTCTCGCCATGTGACGTTTGCCCAAATGACTATGGGCCAACCTGAGCAATGGACGTTAAGAAAATGAGCTGGATCTTTAAGGATCAGCCTGATGTTTGAATATAATAAAGCGATTAAAAGGTTTGATCAACTAAGTTTATTGAAAAATTGTCATTAGATCACAATACTTGTCCAATTCATGTTCAAACTATATTTTGTATtctaaaacatatttttttacaaGGCAATATaaagttttgaaaattattaaataataaataatgatttttaaaaaattaaataaaaataataatgctAAATACTTTAGCACTAGGAAGACGAATAGGCTCTAAATTAGACAAGTGGGCCAGTGGCTAATCAAGAGGATGTATTATTAACCCAATGATGCTTTAATGAACCCAAGGGGAtaacgcagttggtgagcaacaaacttggtacgagtTCAACACCAACGAACATCTAATGATCCGGATCCAAGGATTGGACCATTAGTCGTTGGAGACGATCTAGGGTCCATCTGACTCCTCTTAAAGTAGATATTTTATTTCCAACAATAATAGGGCACAATGTAATCAATTAGAAAGCTTAGGCCCTATTTATGGTGGCCAAAATTATTACACAACCACAATTGAGATTTGATTGTAAGAGATTGATGACATAAAATTTTATATATGCAATTTGATACATAGTGTTGCCTGtgcacatctttttttttttttttttttttNNNNNNNNNNNNNNNNNNNNTAAACTAAGTGCCCACCtaatcaatttatttatttttgatttaaACTTGTattattgaaaaaattaaaaattaaaaaaggaaatcaaaccTGTCTTGTCTCTTCTTTAAGTAGCATTTTTTTACAAATTTCAACATTAAAGGTACATTATAGCTAATCTatttcatatattaaatttcaaatttcaaatttcaaattttgacttGTATGGTGTCCAAAATTATTATATAATGACAATTGAGGTTGGATTGAAGGAGATTGGTGACAGAAAAGTCTATATTTGCAATTTGACACGCAGAGTTGTTATTCCacacctatttttttttcccggtCAACCATGTGCACACCtaatcaatttattatttttagctTAAATTTGTTTTAATGcggaaaaaaaatcactatgAACTCAAAATCTGTCTAggcttatttattattattattatttttgtcagAAAGCTAAACTATTATAAAGAGAAAGAAGACCCAGTGAAACACCGAGTCACAACAAGTGACCTATTTACAAGAAAAGGTGGAGGATGAATCCACCAAACTCAGGAAATTTTAAGTCTAGGTTTATCTTAAAGTCGACTTTTTCTGTCAATTCCAACCTTGCTAAAGTATATTCTAATCATTTTAAAATGCCTAGGTCCTGTTTGTGATGGCTAAAATTATTGAATAATAACAATTGAGATTGAATTGCAGGAAATTGGTGACACAAAAATTCTATACCTGCAATTTGATATGCAGAGGTGCACATGCacatctaatttttttattttttaggtaaacTAAATCTACACCTAGTAACTTTATTGCATTGTACCTTGAACttgtattaaattttttttaggtggATACTATGATGTTATCATTATGGCCAATCAATGATTTAGTTCACAGTATTATTTATCTGTATATTAATATGTATCGATTTGGATTGAATGACTTTATCCCCcaagatttcaatttttttttacattttgtcTTTATTGGTTTTGTTTGGAATTGAGTAGAACTCACTCTTAAAATATTAACTATTAGAGAAATGAGCGTCCAAGTCTTTGTAATCCTTTGCATTAGAGTACTCACAATCGAAGTTTCAGATCTAAATCTAATACCACTTATTGTGACACAGGTAGAACTCTCCCTGAAGAACTAACCTTTATGGGCAAATTTTACCCCAATCCCAACAGGTTTATGCACTATTGATTTGGTATCGGATTGATATCAATGTTGCGGATATTGATATGAATCAACCGTACTAGCGGGTCTGATCCAGATACCTAAATAGAGTCTAGCCCCATGTCcaaattccccccccccttcccacACCACAAAAAAAAGATTCGGAGGAGTGGGGCCACcttcaaaagagagaaaaatgtaaGAAAGGTGCCTCCCTTGTCTTGGCAGGGTCTGGTGGTAAGATCGCTGTCTCATGTGGTGGGAGGGTTATATCTCTGTAGGAGAAGAATGATGGACGTTAAGGGTATCCAAAGCTAACTTGTCTAGGCCTTATTTATGCTTGCCTCTTCTGTTACTTTCATTCACTTGATGGGTAGTGTGGTGATCCCCTACCCCACCAACTTTATTGATTGTCTTttttaaccttcaaaattaaaattaaaggaaaagatTTCTATGAGAGAGTGTGGTATCTATTCTTAGATACATGAGAGATGAAATGATTGATCTATTGagataaaaaattatatctatATAAATGTttccttttaggtttttttttttttttgctatacaCATATAGAAATTGCATTCTCCCAAAAACACCCTTCCTCAATAAATCATATGAAGAATAATAATGACATGTAaggtttttcattttcctttttccacTAGAAATTATACAAAAGATCAAACCCACATAAGAGTTAAGGGatagaaatttatttaaaaaaaaacacatgagaTCCACTAAAAAGTCATAAAAGAAATCCAAACCTACATGGGAATCAAAGAAAGGACCAAAAAAGGGCATTAAGTTAGACTGGGTAACATGAAGTGGGGGCAGATTTTGTGCCATTGGAAATTCTTGCTCTTTTGTCTTATAAAGGCTGAGAGCTACGTGGGATTGAGAAAGGGATGCTTATCACTTAGCCACCTGACTTCTCATATACggaatctctctctcacaagTCATGAGTACCAAACAATTGGTATCCACCTTAATTTCTGCTATTTCTTCTGAAGGGCTCATTTTCCTTCCCATATCCTAGTTAGTGACTAAAAGAAATTTATCTCTTTTCCCAATTCGATAGGACGACGACGGTAAGGAATTAAATGGAATCAGATTTGAGATATagagaaattaaaatataaGAAGTGGTTCCCTTTCGGGAGTATGGTCTATACTAATGTTTTCTGtctcttccctttattttttcaaataagGCGTAGCTTTCTTACatgggaagaaagagaaatacatGAAATGTTGACGTAGGCTTTGATTTCAAACatggttcttttttcttttaaaagatATCATTATTTTTAGGTTAGGGTGTAGTTCCTCATCAATAGATATTGCATGAAAATgttgtatatatttttcttctggTAACGTAAAGAGTGGTATAtataaaaggtttttttttttggggaagacTATAAAAGGCCATTTGATGATGTGATCAGAGAAGGGGTGGGGTCCATGGCATGAAATGTGAGGTAGAAAGGGTGTGAGATGCAATTTGCACAATGGAATCATGAGAATCTTTTTCCCTATATTTTATTGTACTATTGGAAAATTTTATCCGAAAAACATTTTAAGAAGAGGGTTTCCCACTGACATCAATGTGGGGAGGAATCTATTAGCCACGCTAATGGTAATGCAAAAAATGGTACCATCCATGTGAAACCCACATGGTTAgaacaagagagaaaaaataataaaaaaatctcatgtaaGAGAAATAGTACCCATATCGTGGAAAACTTTCCCTCTTAAAAAatttcccccctctctctctaagTGGTGAGACAAACTCAGGTTGAACTCAATGAACTCCTTTTATGCCACGAAGAAAGTTGATGAGAAGTCAAGCCTAGTGAATCATGGCTCCAAAGTGAGATTCGAGAtggaaatgaaaatggaaaatactatgtaccagtaccaccttgaATGAATCACTGCAAGTTACATACCACCCTCAGTGTTAGTGGCCTAATTGAACATAGAGATTCTCAAATCCAAACAACTACTATTTAGCTTAGTTgctgagttgtggtgtgtaaaaatctcatactcaccaggaggtctcaagtttgagtaTCTCAAATCCTGGAtcatcttttgaaaaataaataatttctaaaatatATCCACCACCATCCACGCCAATCTTGGGTTCCTTCCTGCATTTGGAATTCCCTCCATAGAATCTCTAGTGTTGACTGCAGCTAGGATGTGGATTGGATTGGGTGGTCAAACAGGATTCAGATCAGATCTGGACCACAATCAAATCTGTAGACAGTCCTAATCAAATTGAATTTTTGGGGTTTACATGTGTGAAACTGGCACTTATCAGTCTATCACTTCTATTGGAACAATCACATCCAGGATTAAATTGACATTTAGCTTCATTCTGAAGTAGGGTAATTACATCTCAACTACTCTCCAAAAGGGGCCATGCATTGATGCAAAACAGTAGCTTTCAGTGCTGGCTTAATGACAACACATACTACATAGCCCttacaagcaaaaaaaaaat
Protein-coding sequences here:
- the LOC122076916 gene encoding aldehyde dehydrogenase family 2 member B7, mitochondrial; translation: MASKRLSSLLNRSLAASSNSSASLFSLGRIFSRGRGVSRFSTAAALEEPPITPSVEVNHTQLLINGQFTDAAAGRTFPTLDPRTGEVIAHVAEGDVEDINRAVVAARKAFDEGPWPKMSAYERSRIMYRFADLIEKHNDDIAALETWDNGKPFEQAAKAEVPMLARLMRYYAGWADKIHGLTVPADGPYHVQTLHEPIGVAGQIIPWNFPLLMYAWKVGPALACGNTVIVKTAEQTPLSALFVSKLFHEAGLPDGVLNVVSGYGPTAGAALASHMDVEKIAFTGSTETGKIISELAAKSNLKPVTLELGGKSPFIVCEDADVDKAVELAHFALFFNQGQCCCAGSRTFVHERVYDEFVEKAKARALSRIVGDPFKTGVEQGPQIDSEQFEKILNYIRSGIECGATLEAGGDRLGGKGYFIQPTVFSDVQDNMKIASEEIFGPVQSILKFKNLDEVITRANASRYGLAAGVFTKNIGTANTLMRALKAGTVWINCFDIFDAAIPFGGYKMSGHGREKGIYSLNNYLQVKAVISPVDNAAWL